The Coffea arabica cultivar ET-39 chromosome 1e, Coffea Arabica ET-39 HiFi, whole genome shotgun sequence genome has a window encoding:
- the LOC140007903 gene encoding uncharacterized protein isoform X2, which produces MVGLIFGPANDTQKRLEKETGAKVRVYGTRAVTGEKVEVTTPDGNETCGSYDELHVHVSADTYEKIDAAVALIELLVTPVSGNPASITVTSTATSGDNVNSGAPSQGTPGTNVPAGVASGVAQPSVGSGPAPSPNHFQQYSGPWFPVGAPQTHAFPSSGFAAAPVHLSPSQFNPSSMLPIFGPRPVVTVGFTPVPQNPSLITSGPQQPQVLQRPYISHPPPLSASQPAPIQSNVTSPQLSTNQSAPTGPTQFGSSISISYQPPYAGSSIVPVNTPTSIGAGNMMSMTPATTGLQGHPSMASHPLAVSRAAPPNIFPITQQSALQSAGAAVNHPANVPYFNSSSHFQQGLSLSPLPSAAKVPGPMQSVMPRAVIPNSSPNVVPGSTPLLSPVTSSSTLLHPASGIPNSGPAGAVSFNAINPANMTAPRPQQPSSNDFTFQPHRPHNPALEVAHRPNTQPILLHPNQSAQPYQESQISPVQPGMHMLRLPPANPGFSRPNVGNQMMQPRAQTSVNFPSSPTALLGPPRHAPFPGSNAAPLLQPRNFNLDPPFVNADGIPRAGGPMQIQQNYPPSATRPPSFVAPNQHINSNISFQPAAGLSSRASGVQQVYDPFSPTSVSLNTHLSSNRAKIQKQESDPEYEDLMASVGVK; this is translated from the exons ATGGTTGGTTTAATTTTTGGGCCAGCAAATGACACTCAAAAGCGACTGGAAAAG GAAACTGGAGCTAAAGTACGAGTTTATGGAACAAGAGCAGTTACTGGAGAAAAG GTTGAAGTTACTACTCCTGATGGTAATGAAACATGTGGTAGTTATGATGAGTTGCACGTTCATGTATCAGCTGACACATATGAAAAGATTGATGCTGCGGTGGCTCTTATTGAACTGCTAGTCACCCCAGTTTCG GGGAATCCTGCTTCCATTACTGTAACATCAACTGCAACATCTGGTGACAATGTGAATAGTGGTGCTCCGAGTCAAGGCACACCTGGTACTAATGTGCCTGCTGGTGTGGCAAGTGGAGTGGCTCAGCCAAGTGTAGGATCTGGACCAGCACCTTCACCTAATCACTTTCAGCAGTACTCAGGGCCTTGGTTTCCTGTGGGTGCACCTCAGACACATGCCTTTCCATCATCAGGTTTTGCTGCGGCTCCTGTCCATTTGTCTCCATCACAGTTCAATCCCTCAAGTATGCTGCCAATATTTGGTCCTCGGCCAGTTGTCACAGTGGGATTTACTCCGGTTCCCCAGAATCCTTCACTTATTACCTCCGGGCCACAGCAACCACAAGTTCTGCAGAGGCCATACATTTCACATCCGCCACCTTTGTCAGCTTCACAACCTGCACCTATTCAATCAAATGTCACATCACCACAATTATCTACTAACCAGTCAGCACCAACTGGGCCCACCCAGTTTGGGAGTTCAATATCTATTTCTTACCAGCCACCTTATGCTGGATCATCTATAGTACCAGTGAACACTCCAACATCCATTGGAGCTGGAAATATGATGTCAATGACCCCTGCAACAACTGGTCTGCAGGGCCACCCCTCCATGGCTTCTCATCCTTTGGCTGTGTCCAGAGCTGCACCGCCAAATATCTTTCCAATTACCCAGCAATCTGCTTTGCAGTCAGCTGGTGCTGCAGTTAATCATCCCGCAAATGTCCCATACTTCAACTCTAGTTCCCACTTCCAACAGGGGCTTTCACTTTCTCCACTACCTTCAGCAGCAAAAGTACCTGGTCCCATGCAGTCTGTTATGCCACGAGCTGTGATACCTAATTCATCTCCCAATGTGGTACCAGGATCCACCCCTCTTCTTTCACCAGTGACATCTTCATCAACACTACTACATCCAGCTTCAGGAATTCCTAATTCTGGTCCTGCTGGTGCTGTCAGTTTTAATGCCATTAACCCTGCAAATATGACTGCTCCCAGACCACAGCAACCCAGCTCAAATGATTTTACTTTTCAGCCTCACCGGCCACACAATCCAGCCCTTGAAGTTGCTCATAGACCAAATACTCAACCTATACTTTTACATCCAAATCAATCAGCACAGCCATATCAGGAATCTCAGATTTCACCTGTTCAGCCAGGAATGCACATGTTGAGACTACCACCTGCAAATCCAGGGTTTTCTAGGCCTAATGTTGGCAATCAAATGATGCAGCCTAGAGCTCAAACGTCTGTTAACTTTCCCAGTAGTCCAACAGCGCTTCTGGGTCCACCTAGGCATGCACCATTTCCAGGTTCGAATGCTGCTCCTCTACTGCAACCAAGAAACTTCAATTTAGATCCCCCATTCGTCAATGCAGATGGAATTCCTCGAGCAGGGGGCCCAATGCAAATTCAGCAAAACTACCCTCCATCGGCAACTAGGCCGCCAAGTTTTGTTGCTCCAAATCAACATATTAACAGTAATATTTCCTTTCAACCTGCTGCTGGGCTATCTTCTAGAGCTTCTGGAGTACAGCAAGTGTATGATCCCTTCTCGCCAACATCTGTTTCTCTTAATACTCATTTAAGCAGTAACAGAGCAAAGATTCAGAAACAGGAGAGTGATCCAGAGTACGAAGACCTGATGGCCTCAGTCGGTGTAAAGTAA
- the LOC140021105 gene encoding uncharacterized protein has protein sequence MGSLVGHVIPGFGFFLIGLWHLVNHIRLHFLHPKSYTSLPWFPTSKFRYFELLLIMGGCIASISMELFISPARHQPLDPDGTIPSNHLHNFEHSNISLTIFIYALFSIILDKIQPPAQYGLTQMLGAIAFGQEYLLFHLHSTDHTGVEGQYHWLLQIVILVSFFTTLLCIGYPQNFLNNFIRSLSILFQGVWLMVMGIMLWTPEYIPKGCFMNLEDGHYVVRCHDLEALARAKSLVNIQFSWYLVGVTVFGMCLYLGLYKVFPGKAEYQSLTKLEDDDDFRFRKETKTLF, from the coding sequence ATGGGCAGTTTGGTAGGACATGTGATACCTGGATTTGGTTTCTTTCTGATTGGACTCTGGCATTTAGTTAACCATATCAGGCTTCACTTTCTCCATCCAAAATCCTACACATCTTTGCCATGGTTTCCCACTTCAAAATTCAGGTACTTCGAACTTCTCTTGATCATGGGAGGCTGCATTGCCTCAATATCCATGGAACTCTTCATTAGTCCGGCCAGGCACCAACCATTGGACCCTGATGGCACCATCCCATCAAACCATCTTCACAACTTTGAGCACTCGAACATATCCTTGACTATCTTCATTTATGCACTTTTCTCCATCATCCTAGACAAAATCCAGCCCCCAGCTCAATATGGCCTGACCCAAATGCTCGGAGCCATTGCCTTCGGCCAGGAATatctcctcttccatctccACTCTACTGATCACACGGGTGTGGAAGGCCAATACCACTGGCTTCTACAAATTGTCATACTTGTGTCATTTTTCACTACCCTATTATGCATAGGTTACCCCCAGAActtcttgaataattttatAAGGTCTCTTAGCATCTTGTTCCAAGGAGTTTGGCTGATGGTCATGGGAATCATGCTTTGGACACCAGAGTACATTCCCAAAGGCTGTTTTATGAACTTGGAAGATGGTCATTATGTTGTTAGATGCCATGATCTTGAAGCCCTTGCCAGAGCTAAATCATTGGTGAACATTCAATTTAGCTGGTATCTAGTTGGAGTTACAGTTTTTGGTATGTGTCTTTACTTGGGACTCTACAAAGTGTTCCCTGGAAAAGCTGAGTATCAATCTTTAACAAAATTggaggatgatgatgattttaggttcagaaaagaaacaaagacGCTTTTCTAG
- the LOC140007903 gene encoding uncharacterized protein isoform X1, whose protein sequence is MVGLIFGPANDTQKRLEKETGAKVRVYGTRAVTGEKVEVTTPDGNETCGSYDELHVHVSADTYEKIDAAVALIELLVTPVSTFQGNPASITVTSTATSGDNVNSGAPSQGTPGTNVPAGVASGVAQPSVGSGPAPSPNHFQQYSGPWFPVGAPQTHAFPSSGFAAAPVHLSPSQFNPSSMLPIFGPRPVVTVGFTPVPQNPSLITSGPQQPQVLQRPYISHPPPLSASQPAPIQSNVTSPQLSTNQSAPTGPTQFGSSISISYQPPYAGSSIVPVNTPTSIGAGNMMSMTPATTGLQGHPSMASHPLAVSRAAPPNIFPITQQSALQSAGAAVNHPANVPYFNSSSHFQQGLSLSPLPSAAKVPGPMQSVMPRAVIPNSSPNVVPGSTPLLSPVTSSSTLLHPASGIPNSGPAGAVSFNAINPANMTAPRPQQPSSNDFTFQPHRPHNPALEVAHRPNTQPILLHPNQSAQPYQESQISPVQPGMHMLRLPPANPGFSRPNVGNQMMQPRAQTSVNFPSSPTALLGPPRHAPFPGSNAAPLLQPRNFNLDPPFVNADGIPRAGGPMQIQQNYPPSATRPPSFVAPNQHINSNISFQPAAGLSSRASGVQQVYDPFSPTSVSLNTHLSSNRAKIQKQESDPEYEDLMASVGVK, encoded by the exons ATGGTTGGTTTAATTTTTGGGCCAGCAAATGACACTCAAAAGCGACTGGAAAAG GAAACTGGAGCTAAAGTACGAGTTTATGGAACAAGAGCAGTTACTGGAGAAAAG GTTGAAGTTACTACTCCTGATGGTAATGAAACATGTGGTAGTTATGATGAGTTGCACGTTCATGTATCAGCTGACACATATGAAAAGATTGATGCTGCGGTGGCTCTTATTGAACTGCTAGTCACCCCAGTTTCG ACTTTTCAGGGGAATCCTGCTTCCATTACTGTAACATCAACTGCAACATCTGGTGACAATGTGAATAGTGGTGCTCCGAGTCAAGGCACACCTGGTACTAATGTGCCTGCTGGTGTGGCAAGTGGAGTGGCTCAGCCAAGTGTAGGATCTGGACCAGCACCTTCACCTAATCACTTTCAGCAGTACTCAGGGCCTTGGTTTCCTGTGGGTGCACCTCAGACACATGCCTTTCCATCATCAGGTTTTGCTGCGGCTCCTGTCCATTTGTCTCCATCACAGTTCAATCCCTCAAGTATGCTGCCAATATTTGGTCCTCGGCCAGTTGTCACAGTGGGATTTACTCCGGTTCCCCAGAATCCTTCACTTATTACCTCCGGGCCACAGCAACCACAAGTTCTGCAGAGGCCATACATTTCACATCCGCCACCTTTGTCAGCTTCACAACCTGCACCTATTCAATCAAATGTCACATCACCACAATTATCTACTAACCAGTCAGCACCAACTGGGCCCACCCAGTTTGGGAGTTCAATATCTATTTCTTACCAGCCACCTTATGCTGGATCATCTATAGTACCAGTGAACACTCCAACATCCATTGGAGCTGGAAATATGATGTCAATGACCCCTGCAACAACTGGTCTGCAGGGCCACCCCTCCATGGCTTCTCATCCTTTGGCTGTGTCCAGAGCTGCACCGCCAAATATCTTTCCAATTACCCAGCAATCTGCTTTGCAGTCAGCTGGTGCTGCAGTTAATCATCCCGCAAATGTCCCATACTTCAACTCTAGTTCCCACTTCCAACAGGGGCTTTCACTTTCTCCACTACCTTCAGCAGCAAAAGTACCTGGTCCCATGCAGTCTGTTATGCCACGAGCTGTGATACCTAATTCATCTCCCAATGTGGTACCAGGATCCACCCCTCTTCTTTCACCAGTGACATCTTCATCAACACTACTACATCCAGCTTCAGGAATTCCTAATTCTGGTCCTGCTGGTGCTGTCAGTTTTAATGCCATTAACCCTGCAAATATGACTGCTCCCAGACCACAGCAACCCAGCTCAAATGATTTTACTTTTCAGCCTCACCGGCCACACAATCCAGCCCTTGAAGTTGCTCATAGACCAAATACTCAACCTATACTTTTACATCCAAATCAATCAGCACAGCCATATCAGGAATCTCAGATTTCACCTGTTCAGCCAGGAATGCACATGTTGAGACTACCACCTGCAAATCCAGGGTTTTCTAGGCCTAATGTTGGCAATCAAATGATGCAGCCTAGAGCTCAAACGTCTGTTAACTTTCCCAGTAGTCCAACAGCGCTTCTGGGTCCACCTAGGCATGCACCATTTCCAGGTTCGAATGCTGCTCCTCTACTGCAACCAAGAAACTTCAATTTAGATCCCCCATTCGTCAATGCAGATGGAATTCCTCGAGCAGGGGGCCCAATGCAAATTCAGCAAAACTACCCTCCATCGGCAACTAGGCCGCCAAGTTTTGTTGCTCCAAATCAACATATTAACAGTAATATTTCCTTTCAACCTGCTGCTGGGCTATCTTCTAGAGCTTCTGGAGTACAGCAAGTGTATGATCCCTTCTCGCCAACATCTGTTTCTCTTAATACTCATTTAAGCAGTAACAGAGCAAAGATTCAGAAACAGGAGAGTGATCCAGAGTACGAAGACCTGATGGCCTCAGTCGGTGTAAAGTAA